The following are encoded together in the Anopheles nili chromosome 3, idAnoNiliSN_F5_01, whole genome shotgun sequence genome:
- the LOC128724679 gene encoding DNA repair protein RAD51 homolog 4, which produces MAATSLSADLHPVLTEYVIERLRKNKITSVYSFITISTDKLLNITNLSREHISLVKIDLNKRFAGRYCNGSTINPGAAVPMSTGVPTVDTLLQGGLHPGHVYEICGKSGAGKSILSMTIAANVALRYSGSVCIIDTKCDFSAQKTQLILNHRHSKLSEKELGHTMARIKVERIFSPERLVQTVEELAAGKHFDEQANLKLLIIDSLPALWYLFQDSKSSCEALGLLTKLICSLRKLAAQYCVGIVLVNLAVSVVDGLGRSGSESKRNVCSTGAYSALGRFWESAPGTRLLLQNESSNGSGSRSVQVWKSNYLRSGEKTFFRITDAGVC; this is translated from the coding sequence ATGGCTGCTACATCGCTGAGCGCCGATTTGCATCCAGTGTTGACGGAGTACGTTATTGAAAGgctgaggaaaaataaaatcacctcGGTGTACAGTTTCATCACGATCAGTACGGACAAGCTGCTGAACATCACCAATCTGTCCAGGGAACACATCTCGTTGGTGAAGATCGACCTAAACAAACGGTTCGCCGGCCGGTACTGCAATGGATCCACGATCAACCCTGGGGCAGCAGTCCCGATGAGTACGGGCGTACCGACAGTGGACACGCTGCTGCAAGGTGGATTACATCCTGGTCACGTGTATGAGATCTGCGGCAAATCCGGTGCCGGAAAATCGATTCTTTCCATGACGATCGCGGCCAACGTTGCGTTGCGGTACAGTGGTTCCGTGTGTATTATCGACACAAAGTGTGATTTTTCGGCGCAAAAAACACAACTGATACTAAACCACCGTCACAGTAAGCTCTCCGAGAAAGAACTGGGCCACACGATGGCTCGTATCAAGGTGGAACGGATATTTTCCCCGGAGCGGCTTGTGCAGACCGTGGAAGAGCTGGCCGCTGGGAAGCATTTCGACGAGCAGGCAAACTTGAAACTGCTCATCATCGACTCGCTACCTGCGCTGTGGTACCTTTTCCAGGATTCCAAAAGCTCCTGCGAAGCGTTGGGTTTGCTGACGAAGCTCATATGCTCGCTGCGGAAGTTGGCCGCACAGTACTGCGTCGGGATAGTGCTGGTTAATTTAGCGGTCAGCGTGGTGGATGGGTTAGGGCGCAGCGGAAGTGAAAGTAAGCGAAACGTATGCTCTACCGGGGCCTATTCTGCGTTAGGACGATTTTGGGAAAGTGCCCCTGGCACGAGGCTACTGCTTCAAAACGAATCCAGCAACGGCTCGGGCTCTCGATCGGTACAGGTGTGGAAGAGCAATTATCTCAGATCGGGCGAAAAGACCTTCTTTCGGATTACGGACGCCGGTGTGTGCTAG
- the LOC128725855 gene encoding uncharacterized protein LOC128725855: MFSLVADYGNSEESGCSDSSSDEGDAKKEALIHTRQTPPSSALNDGQNVPLPSASTMLQSGSNRIIPGSVFSNPFREAEEAKLASLEKHVKMVDPEANAAEQKRKICWSHKKGRCRFGSKCNFAHDSDLILRKELPGAGSSENEQEPPVTEEIAVSVKKVTPPNKKKRPGLSRELVPPKKVLKMYHKEKYGMLK; the protein is encoded by the exons ATGTTTTCGCTGGTAGCAGACTATGGAAATAGTGAAGAATCGGGCTGCTCCGATTCGTCGTCGGATGAGGGTGATGCGAAGAAAGAGGCTCTAATCCACACCCGACAAACACCGCCGTCCAGTGCGTT GAACGATGGGCAAAACGTGCCTCTGCCTAGCGCCAGCACGATGCTGCAATCCGGATCGAATCGCATCATTCCGGGAAGCGTTTTCAGCAATCCATTTCGTGAGGCGGAAGAAGCCAAACTCGCTAGCCTGGAGAAACACGTGAAGATGGTCGATCCAGAGGCGAATGCAGCCGAGCAGAAGCGCAAAATTTGCTGGAGCCACAAGAAGGGACGCTGTCGATTCGGAAGCAAGTGCAATTTTGCGCACGATTCCGATTTGATACTGCGCAAGGAGCTGCCGGGGGCTGGCAGCAGCGAAAATGAGCAGGAACCACCGGTTACCGAAGAAATAGCTGTTTCGGTGAAGAAAGTGACTCCACcgaacaagaaaaaacggcCTGGTCTGAGCCGGGAGCTCGTCCCACCGAAAAAAGTACTGAAGATGTACCACAAGGAGAAATACGGGATGCTTAAATAG
- the LOC128725189 gene encoding deoxyribonuclease TATDN1 gives MNARNRIGLVRTSLSIALSCRSSIRIHRNLTVSWQNHAKKAVYTTFSNTMKFIDIGANLTDPMYQGIYNGSAKHEPDLPHVLQRGWNGGLDKIIITVGTVFDCAPTFDILGTDERLYATVGCHPTRCGEFEPDPDGYFTSLCLQIEEHRDKVVAIGECGLDYDRLHFCEKDIQRKYFEKQLELAAKYDLPLFLHCRNAHEDFSDILRRNLDKLPKRGVVHTFDGTLEAAEALIADGFYIGINGCSLKTEENLSVVAKIPDEWIMLETDSPWCEIRPSHAGAKHVKSKYPTVKKKEKWEPSSLIAGRCEPVMISQVLEVLSGIKGKPIDQLADQYYKNTLKMFFPKEQS, from the exons ATGAACGCTCGAAATCGCATCGGCTTAGTTAGAACCAGTCTCTCTATTGCATTGTCTTGCAGAAGTTCGATCAGGATACACCGGAACCTTACGGTGTCGTGGCAGAACCACGCTAAAAAAGCAGTATATACAACGTTCTCTAATACGATGAAGTTTATTG ATATAGGAGCTAATTTGACCGATCCCATGTACCAAGGGATCTACAATGGTTCCGCGAAGCACGAACCTGACCTACCTCACGTCCTTCAGAGAGGCTGGAACGGTGGATtagataaaataatcatcACGGTCGGGACGGTTTTCGACTGCGCCCCAACGTTTGACATTTTAGGGACCGACG AAAGACTCTACGCCACGGTAGGCTGTCATCCAACAAGGTGCGGAGAGTTCGAGCCGGATCCGGACGGCTACTTTACATCGCTTTGTCTTCAAATCGAGGAGCACCGTGATAAGGTCGTAGCGATCGGGGAGTGCGGCTTGGATTAcgatcggttgcatttttgtgagaAGGACATCCAGCGGAAGTACTTCGAAAAGCAGCTCGAATTAGCAGCAAAGTACGACCTACCGCTGTTCCTGCACTGCCGCAATGCGCATGAAGATTTCTCCGACATCTTGCGGCGGAATTTGGATAAGCTACCGAAGCGAGGAGTGGTGCACACCTTTGATGGCACTCTTGAAGCGGCTGAGGCGCTGATTGCCGACGGATTCTACATAGGCATCAACGGTTGTTCGTTGAAAACGGAGGAAAACCTCAGCGTGGTCGCGAAGATCCCTGACGAGTGGATTATGCTGGAAACGGACAGTCCCTGGTGCGAAATAAGGCCATCCCATGCCGGGGCGAAGCATGTCAAAAGTAAATACCCCACCgtgaaaaagaaggaaaaatgggaacCTAGCTCACTCATAGCGGGACGCTGCGAGCCTGTTATGATAAG TCAAGTGCTGGAAGTATTATCTGGcataaaaggaaaacccattGATCAACTCGCCGATCAATACTACAAAAACACTCTGAAGATGTTCTTTCCAAAAGagcaatcataa
- the LOC128726448 gene encoding protein SGT1 homolog: MAKVKYDWYQTETAVTVTVLLKNATEKNYSVQLEQNALTLQADGIETIALQLFNPIHVEQSSHKATPSKVEIKLVKLIGQRWETLERKVSAEDSPTSAAAKKKHDWDKISKEIEKDDETKDDVSELFKKIYADASEDTRKAMMKSYYESGGTVLSTNWAEVGAKQVEVKPPDGCEFKKWK; encoded by the exons ATGGCAAAAGTGAAATACGACTGGTATCAAACAGAGACCGCCGTTACGGTGACGGTTTTGCTGAAAAATGCTACCGAAAAGAACTACTCCGTCCAGCTAGAGCAAAATGCATTGACCCTGCAGGCCGACGGCATCGAGACGATTGCACTGCAACTTTTTAACCCGATACACGTCGAGCAAAGTTCGCACAAAGCGACACCTAGTAAAGTCGAGATAAAGCTCGTAAAACTTATCGGCCAGCGATGGGAAACGCTGGAGCGAAAGGTGTCTGCCGAAGATTCACCCACCTCGGCTGcggcgaagaagaagcatGATTGGGATAAGATCTCCAAGGAAATCGAAAAGGATGACGAG ACGAAGGACGACGTGAGCGAACTCTTCAAGAAGATTTACGCCGATGCAAGTGAGGACACCAGGAAAGCGATGATGAAATCGTACTACGAATCGGGCGGTACCGTCCTCAGTACCAACTGGGCCGAAGTTGGTGCCAAACAGGTGGAAGTTAAGCCCCCGGACGGATGTGAGTTCAAGAAATGGAAATAA
- the LOC128726445 gene encoding deubiquitinase OTUD6B, producing MSDTLPETDPEEMMARHRKEKKDLQCKIQSMKKMKVDKKKKKEILDEIANLEVEIEHRHAEELNRLNLSDAADRPTSQDGNEEPHNDNDSNEKAEPRISKAQRRRDKKAQDNRERDAQIKQEEAILQKNSPRILENNQINAILKKRGFISHTVPADGDCLYNAISHQLTQLGIGSHTVKDLRNLAADYIDANRDSLICYMSHPDTGDVLNPEEYAKYCQQVRATKAWGGEIEIKALSTILKCPIEIIQAVGPPTMHGEDHTKDRKLVLTYHRHMYSLGEHYNSTRPLPPAMVDENEG from the coding sequence ATGAGCGACACACTGCCTGAGACAGATCCAGAGGAGATGATGGCCCGGCAtcgcaaggaaaaaaaggatttgcaGTGCAAAATacaatcgatgaaaaaaatgaaggtagataaaaagaaaaagaaggaaattcTTGATGAGATTGCGAATCTTGAAGTGGAAATTGAGCACCGGCATGCGGAAGAGCTGAATCGGTTAAACCTTTCCGATGCAGCCGATCGACCAACATCCCAAGATGGCAATGAAGAGCCTCATAATGACAACGATTCAAATGAAAAAGCGGAGCCACGTATCTCGAAGGCGCAACGTAGAAGGGATAAAAAAGCACAGGACAATCGAGAACGTGATGCCCAGATTAAGCAGGAGGAAGCGATTCTTCAGAAAAACTCTCCGCGAATCCTGGAAAACAACCAAATTAACGCGATACTCAAAAAACGAGGCTTCATATCCCACACTGTACCAGCCGATGGCGACTGTTTATACAACGCGATAAGTCACCAACTTACGCAGCTGGGAATCGGTTCCCACACCGTAAAAGATCTGCGCAATCTAGCGGCGGACTATATCGATGCCAACAGAGATTCGCTGATTTGCTACATGAGCCATCCTGACACGGGGGATGTGCTCAATCCGGAAGAGTACGCCAAGTACTGCCAGCAAGTTCGAGCGACCAAGGCATGGGGCGGCGAGATAGAAATCAAAGCTCTCTCTACCATCCTCAAGTGTCCCATCGAAATCATACAAGCTGTCGGTCCACCTACCATGCATGGGGAGGATCATACCAAGGATCGTAAATTAGTGCTAACGTACCACAGGCACATGTACAGTCTGGGAGAGCATTACAATTCTACGCGACCATTGCCACCGGCAATGGTGGATGAAAATGAGGGTTAA
- the LOC128726446 gene encoding uncharacterized protein LOC128726446 has protein sequence MKAIEAKIVVLGSQGVGKTSLVMRYVSNVYTKEISPTIGASFFTCKVNLEDFKVKMQVWDTAGQERFKAMAPLYYRNANAALLVFDLTQYNSFNEIKGWVQELQRNVQEPMVLSLVGNKLDLEDKRAVSREEAMLYANSIGGNYFETSALHDQGIEQVFISIAVGLIKLSGEDVCSSLKRYESNDSLVLSGYSTRVNGVVQMGIPVENDSILSDGIGRLETPSWSRDHIAHGDEQRVGWCCY, from the exons ATGAAAGCGATCGAAGCCAAAATTGTCGTCCTCGGGTCGCAAG GCGTTGGCAAAACGAGCCTGGTCATGCGGTATGTCTCGAACGTGTACACAAAGGAAATATCCCCCACAATTGGTGCCTCGTTCTTCACTTGTAAGGTCAATTTGGAAGATTTCAAAGTAAAGATGCAG gtcTGGGATACGGCTGGACAGGAACGATTCAAGGCCATGGCACCACTTTACTATCGCAACGCGAACGCTGCCTTGCTCGTGTTCGACCTTACGCAATACAACTCCTTCAACGAAATCAAAGGCTGGGTACAGGAACTGCAGCGCAATGTGCAGGAACCGATGGTACTGTCGCTCGTGGGCAACAAGCTCGACCTGGAAGACAAACGGGCGGTGTCCCGGGAAGAAGCTATGCTGTACGCAAACTCGATCGGGGGCAACTATTTCGAAACCTCCGCATTACACGATCAG GGTATAGAGCAAGTGTTCATATCGATAGCAGTAGGATTAATTAAACTCTCCGGGGAGGACGTGTGTTCATCTCTCAAACGGTACGAATCGAACGATTCCCTCGTGCTGTCCGGCTACTCGACAC GTGTAAATGGTGTCGTGCAGATGGGcattccggtggaaaatgacaGTATACTTAGCGACGGAATCGGCAGGCTAGAAACGCCCTCCTGGAGCAGGGATCACATAGCGCACGGCGATGAGCAGCGAGTTGGCTGGTGCTGCTATTAG